AACCGGTGTGTTTACGGCGTCCGTTTAAACTGCTGCAGCCATTTCGCACAGCGCTCCGGCCAGGTGGCGGGTTCGCCGCCGTGAATTCCCAGGCCAAAGCCGTGTCCGCCTTTGTCGAAGAGGACCAGCTCGCAGGGCACCTTGTTTTTCTCCAGCGCCGCTTTGAACAGCAGGCTGTTCTCCACTTTCACGCCGTCGTCTTTGGCGTGGACGAGAAAGGTCGGCGGCGTCTCCGCGTTGACGTGCAGTTCATTCGAGTATTCCTCGATCAGGCTGGCGTCCGCGTTGGCGCCCAGCAGGCTTTGGCGTGAGCCTTTATGCCCCACCGGGTCTTTCAGAGAAATAACCGGATACACCAGGATCAGAAAATCAGGGCGGGAACTGAATTTGTCCAGCGCGTCCGTCGCCGTTGGTTTGGCGCTCTCCCAATGCGTACCCAGCGTCGCGGCCAGATGCCCGCCAGCGGAGAAACCCATGATCCCAACCCGCTGCGGATCAAGCCCCCATTCAGAAGCATGAGCCCGCGCCAGTCGCACCGCGCGCGCCGCATCCAA
The Verrucomicrobiota bacterium genome window above contains:
- a CDS encoding alpha/beta hydrolase — encoded protein: MHRTIQIGIVSLMLLLAQAIGAAEPLVIPLWPADKLPTMPDAKPEQTVERSKTDKPDRSTRNVTQPTLAVYPAPAERATGAAVVICPGGGYGGLAIDKEGHDVARWLNSNGIAGVVLKYRMPRAELSRNGKPWPLLDAARAVRLARAHASEWGLDPQRVGIMGFSAGGHLAATLGTHWESAKPTATDALDKFSSRPDFLILVYPVISLKDPVGHKGSRQSLLGANADASLIEEYSNELHVNAETPPTFLVHAKDDGVKVENSLLFKAALEKNKVPCELVLFDKGGHGFGLGIHGGEPATWPERCAKWLQQFKRTP